One window of the Solanum stenotomum isolate F172 chromosome 11, ASM1918654v1, whole genome shotgun sequence genome contains the following:
- the LOC125844398 gene encoding uncharacterized protein LOC125844398: MDSELVLHTGGCHCKRVRWRVYAPSSIVAWDCNCSDCSMRRNTHFIVPSERFELLRDSKEFITTYTFGTHTAKHTFCKVCGITSFYIPRSNPDGIAVTLRCVDPGTLTHVEIKCFDGQNWEGSYEQTGIASCSKATDEDSK, from the coding sequence ATGGATTCCGAGCTGGTACTACATACCGGTGGATGTCACTGTAAAAGAGTAAGATGGCGAGTCTATGCACCATCTAGCATTGTTGCGTGGGATTGTAACTGCTCTGACTGCTCCATGAGAAGAAACACACACTTCATAGTTCCCTCAGAGAGATTTGAACTTCTCAGAGACTCCAAGGAGTTCATTACAACCTATACATTTGGTACTCACACAGCTAAGCACACCTTCTGCAAAGTTTGTGGCATAACTTCATTTTACATTCCACGATCGAATCCAGATGGAATAGCTGTTACATTAAGGTGTGTTGACCCTGGCACGCTAACTCATGTTGAGATCAAATGTTTCGATGGACAAAATTGGGAAGGCTCGTACGAGCAAACTGGCATTGCTTCGTGCTCAAAGGCAACAGATGAAGACTCAAAATGA
- the LOC125846094 gene encoding uncharacterized protein LOC125846094: MDELRRSIFKENGPGGLGILEINQILDRLISAHRQGHLQEQFHNEENDHLADDTNNEADVLLVASREANVIALCKAYHAFNKHKDLYVESRSYEDCYRIRGGRWRGETFNVRDAATAFNNIKMELCFAYDHFYTKMAFLHTWWGWIARFVSLLSVFVALILFSVGVSTNDEFNRADNFDKIVTFLLIIMAFLLEAGSLIESILSKRFLVQIGIRKGKMWRLLEGFIVRLPGRCIITREENPTLKIGQFSLLPYCFNDSKQNAPFKKFLGYFDLKQFWNNLNYISRISIEDVYDHRPDEESRFLNLVFDCIAQRLRRERMEDDHFRFQSLISTAVRDQIPDHVFESTNFEECVIVWHLATDVCYRLYYHLEESHYLQYAKYLSDYMLYLLQVHPEILSPLTRKELQSYRNVCDAANRFYDDMEIQSQVITEIVDKIEPAYTNLRGIPREKRPRNISNLLLDGYELAREMGCQRIREYRLGEEVDNTWRVLFEVWVDILSYSAVFVPGKQHAEHLVTGGEFITYIWLLIIYLIEN; this comes from the coding sequence ATGGATGAGCTCCGTAGATCCATTTTCAAGGAAAATGGCCCCGGTGGCCTTGGCATTTTGgaaatcaatcaaatattagATCGTCTCATTAGCGCACATAGACAAGGCCATCTTCAAGAACAATTTCACAATGAAGAAAATGATCATCTAGCCGATGATACTAACAATGAAGCTGATGTTCTTCTTGTGGCCTCCAGGGAAGCAAATGTAATAGCCCTGTGTAAAGCTTATCATGCTTTCAACAAGCACAAAGACCTGTACGTTGAAAGTAGGTCGTACGAAGATTGCTACAGGATTAGAGGTGGGCGTTGGCGCGGAGAAACTTTTAACGTCAGAGATGCTGCTACTGCTTTCAACAACATAAAGATGGAACTATGTTTTGCCTATGATCATTTCTACACAAAAATGGCATTCTTGCATACTTGGTGGGGCTGGATTGCTCGATTTGTAAGCTTACTTTCAGTATTTGTCGCGCTTATCCTGTTTTCTGTTGGAGTTTCCACCAACGATGAATTTAACCGAGCAGACAACTTTGACAAAATTGTCACCTTTCTCCTGATAATTATGGCATTCCTCCTTGAGGCAGGGAGTTTGATTGAGTCCATACTGTCGAAACGCTTTTTGGTGCAGATAGGGATCCGTAAGGGGAAAATGTGGCGCCTTTTGGAGGGATTTATTGTAAGGCTTCCAGGTAGATGTATAATCACCCGAGAAGAAAATCCCACCTTAAAAATAGGACAGTTCAGCTTACTTCCTTACTGCTTTAATGATTCCAAGCAGAATGCCCCTTTTAAAAAGTTCTTAGGCTATTTTGATCTGAAACAGTTCTGGAATAACCTTAACTACATTAGCCGTATCTCCATTGAAGACGTTTATGATCATCGGCCTGATGAGGAAAGCAGATTCCTAAATTTGGTCTTTGACTGTATTGCACAACGACTAAGGAGAGAGCGGATGGAGGATGATCACTTCAGGTTCCAATCTCTCATCAGCACAGCTGTGCGTGACCAAATACCTGATCATGTCTTCGAATCCACGAATTTTGAAGAATGTGTTATAGTTTGGCACTTAGCCACAGATGTGTGCTACAGATTATACTATCACTTGGAggaatcacattatcttcagTATGCCAAGTACCTCTCAGATTACATGTTATATCTACTGCAAGTTCATCCAGAGATACTGTCACCACTGACAAGAAAAGAGCTACAAAGCTATCGAAATGTATGTGATGCAGCTAACAGATTCTATGATGACATGGAGATTCAGAGTCAGGTAATAACAGAGATCGTCGATAAGATTGAACCTGCATACACTAATTTACGTGGAATCCCAAGAGAGAAACGACCAAGGAACATCTCTAACTTGTTACTAGATGGCTATGAACTAGCTCGAGAGATGGGTTGTCAACGTATCCGGGAGTATAGGCTAGGTGAAGAAGTGGATAACACATGGAGAGTGTTATTTGAAGTCTGGGTGGATATACTATCCTATTCTGCAGTTTTTGTTCCAGGGAAACAACACGCTGAGCATCTTGTCACCGGTGGAGAGTTCATAACATATATCTGGTTGCTTATCATCTACTTGATCGAGAACTGA
- the LOC125846095 gene encoding disease resistance protein RPM1-like translates to MVGREEEVKLLEGWLLANEEECPNIITISGEAGIGKTTVAEAVYEQGQKDFDCHAWVFVSKNDSTRRVMQNILKGILKSISVMAPYNIDTMGEKPLKKLINSWLIGKKFLLILDDIPSWEIVEVVTNVMPRGREKTRILVTSRVSNELNECKLCKLNSVDSYHLLHKHACTSERGDEFFSSVDSVAKEIVRLSCGLPLTIVTVGRMLSTKHTAEDWIKVHQMFLRGASFMSLCYADLSPELQSCFLYAASFPIHFEISCKKMKRLWIAEDFVQHEDNRTLEESAQDQLDELIHRNMIQVVKRNIDGRVKTCRILRRMRKFALRRSEGDHFTVILPSLKRAFPERCHRAFLYGASYDGTSTSKFSQKNFSGLYSFLALELNQHQAPLNLNDFRLLCVLELQGFCHESLPDAIGDLSLLRYLGLRSGKIKKLPVSLKKLKRLQTLDIRDTFIRDLPDDLEGWQKLRHLLLEGSFADKVVNLRDGIIEAFVDLQTLAGLKMTEAIAKGLINLRGIRKLSIGAVQGLHLLPLFKAVERMEFLRSFTMKGSFEDESYKFPFPQLYSLEKLCIGGPMMNNLLDWVGKLHYVKSLYLWDSKLTKDPLRSLQHLSNLMVLSICNSYDGKNIEFGHEGFPKLKKLSILHCQNLKSWEEIPHGAMTKLETLNFGYCPSLVELPKGLEKLNSLCSIEVSNMSSQFMQYVHELQSISRLSISIRGTVQ, encoded by the coding sequence ATGGTAGGCCGGGAGGAGGAGGTGAAACTTCTTGAAGGATGGTTATTGGCAAATGAGGAAGAATGTCCCAACATTATCACCATATCCGGGGAGGCAGGAATTGGCAAAACAACTGTTGCAGAAGCTGTATATGAGCAAGGCCAAAAAGACTTTGACTGTCATGCTTGGGTCTTCGTGTCTAAAAATGATTCAACTAGGCGCGTCATGCAAAACATATTGAAAGGAATCCTGAAAAGCATTTCAGTCATGGCTCCATACAATATAGACACAATGGGAGAAAAGCCCTTGAAGAAGTTGATCAACAGTTGGTTGATTGGAAAGAAGTTCCTGCTGATCTTGGACGATATTCCATCATGGGAAATCGTTGAAGTTGTAACTAATGTTATGCCTAGAGGCCGAGAAAAAACAAGGATACTTGTTACTTCTCGGGTATCAAATGAGCTCAATGAATGCAAGTTATGCAAACTAAATTCAGTTGATTCATACCACTTGCTCCACAAGCATGCCTGCACCTCTGAGCGTGGCGATGAATTCTTTTCATCTGTAGATTCAGTAGCTAAGGAAATTGTAAGACTAAGTTGTGGTCTCCCTCTTACTATTGTAACAGTTGGAAGGATGCTCTCAACAAAGCACACGGCTGAAGATTGGATCAAAGTCCATCAAATGTTTTTGAGAGGAGCTAGCTTCATGTCATTATGTTATGCTGATTTGAGCCCAGAACTCCAAAGCTGCTTCTTATATGCTGCCTCGTTCCCTATTCATTTTGAGATCTCATGTAAAAAGATGAAGCGTCTGTGGATAGCCGAGGACTTCGTGCAGCACGAAGACAACAGAACTTTGGAGGAATCAGCACAGGATCAACTAGATGAGCTCATCCACAGGAACATGATTCAGGTAGTCAAGAGAAACATAGATGGAAGGGTCAAAACTTGTCGAATCCTCAGAAGGATGCGAAAATTTGCTTTGAGACGATCGGAAGGAGATCATTTTACTGTCATCCTTCCAAGCTTAAAGCGTGCGTTCCCTGAGAGATGTCATCGTGCATTTCTATATGGTGCCAGCTATGATGGTACTTCAACGAGTAAGTTCTCTCAAAAAAACTTTAGCGGGCTGTACTCTTTTCTTGCACTTGAACTAAATCAGCACCAAGCACCCCTTAATTTAAATGACTTCAGATTGTTATGTGTCTTGGAACTTCAAGGTTTTTGTCATGAATCATTGCCTGATGCCATAGGAGATCTATCTTTACTGCGGTATTTAGGATTGAGGAGTGGTAAGATTAAGAAACTACCAGTGTCTCTCAAGAAGTTAAAGAGATTACAAACTTTGGACATTAGGGACACATTTATAAGGGACTTGCCTGATGATTTAGAAGGCTGGCAGAAGCTGAGACATCTTCTTCTTGAAGGATCATTTGCCGACAAGGTAGTGAATCTTAGGGATGGGATTATTGAAGCCTTTGTAGATCTGCAAACGCTTGCTGGACTCAAAATGACAGAAGCTATAGCAAAAGGGCTAATTAATTTAAGAGGGATAAGAAAATTATCGATTGGTGCAGTACAAGGTTTACATTTGCTTCCCTTGTTTAAGGCTGTCGAAAGGATGGAATTCCTCAGATCCTTTACCATGAAAGGTTCTTTTGAGGATGAAAGTTACAAGTTTCCATTCCCTCAACTGTACAGCCTGGAAAAGCTTTGTATTGGTGGTCCTATGATGAATAATTTACTTGATTGGGTTGGTAAGTTACACTATGTTAAGAGTTTATATTTATGGGACAGTAAGCTTACTAAAGATCCTCTAAGGTCTCTCCAACATCTGTCTAATCTTATGGTGCTATCAATTTGCAATTCATATGATGGGAAAAACATTGAGTTTGGACATGAAGGCTTCCCCAAACTGAAGAAATTATCCATTCTACATTGTCAAAATCTTAAAAGTTGGGAAGAGATACCACATGGCGCAATGACAAAGCTTGAGACATTGAATTTTGGATATTGCCCTTCTCTTGTTGAGCTTCCAAAAGGATTGGAGAAGCTAAATTCTCTTTGTTCCATAGAAGTCTCAAACATGTCATCTCAGTTCATGCAATATGTTCATGAATTACAATCAATTTCCAGACTTTCGATATCTATTCGAGGTACAGTACAATAA
- the LOC125844384 gene encoding DExH-box ATP-dependent RNA helicase DExH18, mitochondrial translates to MAIGPARNLFYLYLSKNNVSKLRFLSVSSGFLHTHFAEPKKIQDFDVYGHRIPTPPQFSSLWCNQWKRLNLFHFYGHPFTTVVENGDNKLEVCDLDVEENECGDGGLGSEKRLNFVQIASCDPVEIYRELRDATKCEKQTRADWDTLIEIFRCFAQSGWASNQALAVYIGASFFPTAAQKFRNFFFRKCKVDVVKYLVSLGPCIEAEKFLFPIFVEFCLEEFPNEIKNFRKMVESADLTKPHTWFPFARAMKRKIIYHCGPTNSGKTYNALQSFMEAKKGIYCSPLRLLAMEVFDKVNGLGVYCSLLTGQEKKHVPFSNHVACTVEMVSTDEMYDVAVIDEIQMMADTHRGYAWTRALLGLKADEIHVCGDPSVLNIVRKVCSETGDELVEQHYERFKPLVVEAKTLLGDLTKVRSGDCVVAFSRREIFEVKLAIEKHSNHRCCVIYGALPPETRRQQATLFNDPNNEFDVLVASDAVGMGLNLNIRRIIFYTLSKYNGDRIVPVPASQVKQIAGRAGRRGSRYPEGLTTTLQLEDLDYLIECLKKPFEEVNKVGLFPFYEQVELFAGQIPNSTFAELLDRFGENCRLDGSYFLCQYNHIKKIANMLEKVQGLSLEDRFNFCFAPVNIRDPKAMYHLLKFASSYAQALPVNIAMGMPNCSARNDSELLDLETKHQVLSMYMWLSNHFEGDKFPYFKKAEAMATGIAELLGESLANARWKPELRNAGKQQKVVKKDQGETKEQLCLNTSSHRRLQHDTASLALRVP, encoded by the exons ATGGCAATAGGACCAGCAAGAAATCTTTTTTATCTGTATTTATCCAAGAATAATGTATCAAAGTTGAGATTTTTATCAGTTTCTAGTGGATTCCTGCATACCCATTTTGCagaaccaaaaaaaattcaagattttgatgTTTATGGACACAGAATACCAACCCCACCTCAGTTTTCATCTTTATGGTGTAATCAATggaaaagattgaatctttttcatttttatggaCACCCTTTTACCACAGTGGTGGAAAATGGGGATAATAAATTAGAAGTTTGTGATTTGGATGTGGAAGAGAATGAGTGTGGAGATGGAGGATTAGGGTCTgagaaaagattgaattttgTTCAAATAGCTAGTTGTGATCCGGTGGAAATATATAGGGAGCTTAGGGATGCTACCAAGTGTGAAAAGCAAACACGAGCTGATTGGGATACTTTGATTGAGATATTTAGATGTTTTGCTCAGTCTGGATGGGCTTCGAATCAGGCTCTAGCTGTGTATATTGGGGCTTCATTTTTTCCTACAGCAGCTCAGAAGTTTCGAAATTTTTTCTTTAGGAAGTGTAAGGTTGATGTTGTGAAGTACTTAGTGTCGCTTGGTCCGTGTATTGAAGCTGAGAAGTTTCTGTTTCCAATCTTTGTGGAGTTTTGCTTAGAGGAGTTTCCTAATGAGATTAAAAACTTCAGGAAAATGGTTGAGTCGGCGGATTTGACAAAACCTCATACTTGGTTTCCATTTGCCAGGGCGATGAAACGCAAGATCATATATCACTGTGGTCCCACAAATAGTGGTAAAACATATAATGCATTGCAAAGTTTCATGGAAGCAAAGAAGGGTATATATTGTAGTCCTCTACGATTATTGGCTATGGAAGTTTTCGATAAAGTGAATGGATTAGGGGTATACTGTAGTCTTCTTACAGGGCAGGAGAAGAAGCATGTCCCATTCTCTAATCATGTTGCTTGCACGGTTGAGATGGTTTCGACTGATGAGATGTATGATGTAGCCGTTATTGATGAAATCCAGATGATGGCGGATACACATAGAGGTTATGCATGGACGAGGGCTCTACTAGGATTAAAAGCCGATGAGATACATGTTTGTGGAGATCCAAGTGTTTTGAATATTGTTCGCAAAGTCTGTTCTGAAACTGGGGATGAGTTGGTAGAACAACATTATGAGAGGTTTAAGCCATTGGTGGTTGAAGCAAAGACCCTTTTAGGTGATCTCACAAAAGTGAGGTCCGGGGACTGTGTTGTTGCCTTTTCAAGAAGAGAGATATTTGAAGTAAAATTGGCGATTGAGAAGCATTCAAATCACCGTTGTTGTGTAATTTATGGTGCCTTACCACCGGAGACACGACGACAGCAAGCTACCTTATTTAACGATCCAAACAATGAGTTTGATGTCTTGGTTGCCAGTGACGCAGTCGGAATGGGTTTAAACCTAAACATTCGGAGAATCATCTTCTATACCTTGTCGAAGTACAACGGTGACAGGATTGTTCCCGTTCCTGCGTCACAGGTGAAGCAGATTGCTGGAAGAGCTGGTCGAAGAGGAAGTCGCTATCCTGAAGGACTAACAACTACTTTGCAGCTGGAGGATTTAGACTATTTAATCGAGTGTCTGAAGAAGCCATTTGAAGAAGTTAACAAAGTTGGGCTCTTTCCTTTCTATGAGCAGGTTGAGTTATTTGCGGGGCAAATTCCTAACTCTACATTCGCCGAGCTGCTTGATAGATTTGGTGAAAATTGCCGTTTGGATGGTTCTTACTTCTTGTGCCAGTATAACCACATAAAAAAGATAGCTAATATGCTGGAGAAAGTTCAAGGATTATCTCTTGAAGATCGTTTCAATTTTTGCTTCGCCCCTGTTAACATTAGAGACCCAAAAGCAATGTACCATCTTCTGAAGTTTGCTTCATCGTATGCACAAGCTCTGCCTGTTAATATAGCAATGGGCATGCCAAATTGTTCTGCTCGTAATGATTCAGAGCTCTTGGATCTTGAGACTAAGCACCAAGTGTTGTCCATGTACATGTGGTTATCTAATCACTTTGAGGGGGATAAGTTTCCATATTTCAAAAAGGCCGAGGCAATGGCAACAGGGATTGCTGAGTTACTAGGTGAATCACTAGCAAATGCTCGTTGGAAACCAGAGTTGAGGAATGCTGGGAAGCAACAAAAAGTGGTAAAGAAAGACCAAG GAGAAACTAAGGAACAGCTTTGTCTCAACACCAGTAGCCACAGAAGATTGCAGCATGATACTGCTAGTTTAGCGCTTCGTGTACCATAG